The genomic region AAAACCAATTTGTGATTTTATTCAAAAATTAAAAATAGGAAAATTTAAAACACCCGATTCTCTTGCAGCACTCTTTACAATTATTATTCTTTTTGGTGCTCTTTTCGGCATTGTAAAAATATTTACACCACTTGTTGTTGAGCAAACAAATAACATATCGCATATCGACACCGAACGAGTAGCAGAAAGTTTACAAAACCAAATTGTTATGCTCGATTCCATGATTATTCAATTTCAGGACCCTGAAGCACCGGCACAATCTGTTGAACAGGTTATAAATGAAAATTTACGTAATTGGATAAATGTTACATCTATAACCCATATTTTTAATAACATTATGGGTGGCTTGGGAAATATTTTGGTTGCCCTGTTTTCTATTACATTATCACCCTCTTTTTTTCTTAGGGATGATAAATTATTTTACAATATCGTTATGACATTAACACCAACAAAATTTGAAGCTAATGGCGTATTTTACACTCGAGTAAAATATATCTGACGCGGTATTTTGTGGGATTAATTATTCAATCATTAGTGGTATTTATTCTGATTGCATCCGGTTTACTCATTTTAGGCTTTGGCGCCAATAGTTGGTTAATTGCCTTGTTTGCCGGAATTATTAATATCATTCCTTATATCGGTCCAATTATCGGAATGTTGTTTGGTATGCTGATTGGCATTACCACTAATTTAAGTGTAGATCCGGGTTTTGATATTACACCCATGTTAATTCAACTCTTTATTTTATTTCAGGGTGTGCAGCTCATCGATAATTTTGTTTCACAACCTATTATCTATTCCAACTCTATAAAAGCCCATCCTTTAGAAGTATTTTTTGTTGTATTGGTTTTTGGCAATCTGGCCGGTGTGCCGGGAATGATTGCTGCTATGCCGGTTTATGCCTTCTTCAGGATAATCGCCAAAGAGTTTTTCAGCGAGGCTAAAATTGTAAGAAAAAATGACACAGGGACTCGATTAGTGACCTGCAAAAACTGTTGTTTTATCTCACCCAAAAAACCAAACCCTTACCTGTTAAGGCTTTGGCAAATAAGCACTTA from Bacteroidota bacterium harbors:
- a CDS encoding AI-2E family transporter; protein product: MTKNWSNNSIIKSTILILITLAVVFGVVWLLLQITTILFYFIIAAIISIVGKPICDFIQKLKIGKFKTPDSLAALFTIIILFGALFGIVKIFTPLVVEQTNNISHIDTERVAESLQNQIVMLDSMIIQFQDPEAPAQSVEQVINENLRNWINVTSITHIFNNIMGGLGNILVALFSITLSPSFFLRDDKLFYNIVMTLTPTKFEANGVFYTRVKYI
- a CDS encoding AI-2E family transporter; the protein is MGLIIQSLVVFILIASGLLILGFGANSWLIALFAGIINIIPYIGPIIGMLFGMLIGITTNLSVDPGFDITPMLIQLFILFQGVQLIDNFVSQPIIYSNSIKAHPLEVFFVVLVFGNLAGVPGMIAAMPVYAFFRIIAKEFFSEAKIVRKNDTGTRLVTCKNCCFISPKKPNPYLLRLWQISTYNFVYSTYPKYLYKHRFFCTFMLKSHHKHTQLI